A genome region from Crossiella equi includes the following:
- a CDS encoding heme o synthase: MSATLDAPVQGPRRFKDVLGAYVALTKPRIIELLLVTTIPAMLLAQRGIPSLWLVLTTLIGGTMAAGSANALNCVADADIDAVMKRTKARPLARHAVPTRNAMVFGILLGVASFGWLWATTNLLSAILAVAAILFYVLVYTMVLKRRTAQNIVWGGAAGCMPVVIGWSAVTNSVDWPAFVMFGVIFFWTPPHFWALAMKFKDDYAAAGVPMLPVVATPVQVAKQIVVYSWVMVAWSLLLLPATSWLYASAAVLAGAWFLLLAHRLHKAVRDGEPANPMKLFHMSNTYLTAVFVVLAVDSAIGLPVLGLPF; this comes from the coding sequence ATGAGCGCCACCCTCGACGCGCCGGTCCAGGGTCCCCGCCGGTTCAAGGACGTGCTCGGCGCCTACGTGGCGCTGACCAAGCCGCGCATCATCGAGCTGCTGCTGGTCACCACCATCCCGGCCATGCTGCTGGCCCAGCGGGGCATCCCCAGCCTGTGGCTGGTGCTCACCACCCTGATCGGCGGCACCATGGCCGCGGGCAGCGCGAACGCGCTGAACTGCGTGGCCGACGCCGACATCGACGCGGTGATGAAGCGCACGAAGGCCCGCCCGCTGGCCCGGCACGCGGTGCCCACGCGCAACGCGATGGTCTTCGGCATCCTGCTCGGGGTGGCCTCCTTCGGGTGGCTGTGGGCCACCACGAACCTGCTCTCCGCGATCCTCGCGGTCGCCGCGATCCTGTTCTACGTGCTCGTCTACACGATGGTGCTCAAGCGGCGCACCGCGCAGAACATCGTGTGGGGCGGCGCGGCGGGCTGCATGCCGGTGGTCATCGGCTGGTCGGCGGTCACCAACTCGGTCGACTGGCCCGCGTTCGTCATGTTCGGCGTGATCTTCTTCTGGACGCCCCCGCACTTCTGGGCGCTGGCCATGAAGTTCAAGGACGACTACGCCGCGGCCGGGGTGCCGATGCTGCCGGTGGTGGCCACGCCGGTGCAGGTGGCCAAGCAGATCGTCGTCTACTCCTGGGTCATGGTGGCCTGGTCCCTGCTGCTGTTGCCCGCCACGAGCTGGCTGTACGCGAGCGCGGCGGTGCTGGCGGGCGCCTGGTTCCTGCTGCTGGCCCACCGCCTGCACAAGGCCGTGCGGGACGGCGAGCCGGCCAACCCGATGAAGCTGTTCCACATGTCCAACACCTATCTGACCGCGGTGTTCGTGGTGCTGGCGGTGGACTCGGCCATCGGGCTGCCGGTCCTGGGCCTGCCCTTCTGA
- the tkt gene encoding transketolase — MSGSQDVDIAQLTTAHLPADWTELDKRAVDTVRILAADAVQKVGNGHPGTAMSLAPAAYTLFQRTMRHDPADPDWPGRDRFVLSCGHSSLTLYIQLYLSGYGLTLDDLKALRTWGSATPGHPEHRHTAGVEITTGPLGQGLASAVGMAMAARRERGLFDPEAAPGESPFDHHVFVIASDGDIEEGVTAEASSIAGHQQLGNLVVIYDDNKISIEDDTAIALSEDVAKRYEAYGWHVQYVEGGENVEGLLNALDAAKAETGKPSIIILRTVIGFPAPNKQNTGKIHGSALGADEVAEVKKILGFDPEQTFQVDADVLSHAREVVKRGEHAKAEWQKSFDAWAEANPERKALYDRLVRKELPEGWAENLPSWPVDPKGVATRKASGDTLSAIGPVLPELWGGSADLAESNNTTIKGADSFGPTSTATREWNANPYGRTLHFGIREHAMGSILNGIALHGPTRPYGGTFLVFSDYMRPAVRLAALMKSPVIYVWTHDSIGLGEDGPTHQPIEHLAALRAIPGLSVVRPGDANETAYAWKKVLETQEGPTGLALTRQNVPTLEGTSAEGVAKGGYVLAEAEGGEAKVVLIATGSELQIAVAARKILQDGGVPTRVVSMPCVEWFDAQDQNYRDQVIPPAVKARVVVEAGIAQPWHRFTGDAGEIVSIEHFGASADYQTLYREFGLTDDAVVAAAQRSIARVEGNK; from the coding sequence GTGTCCGGTTCTCAGGACGTCGACATCGCCCAGTTGACCACCGCGCACCTTCCCGCCGACTGGACCGAGCTGGACAAGCGCGCGGTCGACACGGTCCGGATCCTCGCCGCCGACGCGGTGCAGAAGGTGGGCAACGGCCACCCCGGTACCGCCATGAGCCTGGCGCCCGCCGCGTACACGCTGTTCCAGCGCACCATGCGGCACGACCCGGCCGACCCGGACTGGCCCGGCCGCGACCGGTTCGTGCTCTCCTGCGGGCACTCCAGCCTCACGCTCTACATCCAGCTCTACCTGTCCGGCTACGGCCTGACCCTCGACGACCTCAAGGCGCTGCGCACCTGGGGCTCGGCGACCCCGGGCCACCCGGAGCACCGTCACACCGCGGGCGTGGAGATCACCACCGGCCCGCTCGGCCAGGGCCTGGCCTCCGCGGTCGGCATGGCCATGGCCGCCCGGCGTGAGCGAGGTCTCTTCGACCCGGAGGCCGCCCCCGGCGAGAGCCCGTTCGACCACCACGTCTTCGTCATCGCCTCCGACGGCGACATCGAGGAGGGCGTCACCGCCGAGGCCTCCTCCATCGCGGGCCACCAGCAGCTGGGCAACCTGGTCGTCATCTACGACGACAACAAGATCAGCATCGAGGACGACACCGCGATCGCGCTGTCGGAGGACGTGGCCAAGCGCTACGAGGCCTACGGCTGGCACGTGCAGTACGTCGAGGGCGGCGAGAACGTCGAGGGCCTGCTCAACGCCCTGGACGCGGCCAAGGCCGAGACCGGCAAGCCCTCGATCATCATCCTGCGTACCGTGATCGGCTTCCCGGCGCCGAACAAGCAGAACACCGGCAAGATCCACGGCTCCGCCCTGGGCGCCGACGAGGTCGCCGAGGTCAAGAAGATCCTCGGCTTCGACCCCGAGCAGACCTTCCAGGTCGACGCGGACGTGCTCAGCCACGCCCGCGAGGTGGTCAAGCGCGGCGAGCACGCCAAGGCCGAGTGGCAGAAGAGCTTCGACGCGTGGGCCGAGGCCAACCCCGAGCGCAAGGCCCTCTACGACCGCCTGGTCCGCAAGGAGCTGCCGGAGGGCTGGGCCGAGAACCTGCCGAGCTGGCCGGTCGACCCCAAGGGCGTGGCCACCCGCAAGGCCTCCGGGGACACCCTCTCCGCCATCGGCCCGGTGCTGCCGGAGCTGTGGGGCGGCTCGGCCGACCTCGCCGAGAGCAACAACACCACCATCAAGGGCGCGGACTCCTTCGGGCCGACCTCCACCGCCACCCGCGAGTGGAACGCCAACCCGTACGGCCGCACGCTGCACTTCGGCATCCGCGAGCACGCGATGGGCTCGATCCTCAACGGCATCGCGCTGCACGGCCCGACCCGTCCGTACGGCGGCACCTTCCTGGTGTTCTCCGACTACATGCGCCCGGCGGTGCGCCTGGCCGCGCTGATGAAGTCCCCGGTCATCTACGTCTGGACCCACGACTCCATCGGTCTGGGCGAGGACGGCCCGACCCACCAGCCGATCGAGCACCTGGCCGCCCTGCGCGCGATCCCCGGCCTGTCCGTGGTCCGCCCGGGCGACGCCAACGAGACCGCGTACGCGTGGAAGAAGGTCCTGGAGACCCAGGAGGGCCCGACCGGCCTGGCGCTGACCCGCCAGAACGTGCCCACGCTGGAGGGCACCTCCGCCGAGGGCGTGGCCAAGGGCGGCTACGTGCTGGCCGAGGCCGAGGGCGGCGAGGCGAAGGTTGTGTTGATCGCCACTGGCTCCGAGCTCCAGATCGCGGTCGCCGCGCGGAAGATCCTCCAGGACGGCGGCGTTCCCACTCGTGTGGTGTCCATGCCGTGCGTCGAGTGGTTCGACGCGCAAGACCAGAACTACCGCGACCAGGTCATCCCGCCCGCCGTCAAGGCGCGGGTCGTGGTCGAGGCGGGCATCGCCCAGCCGTGGCACCGCTTCACCGGGGACGCCGGCGAGATCGTCTCGATCGAGCACTTCGGCGCGTCGGCGGACTACCAGACGCTGTACCGCGAGTTCGGCCTGACCGATGACGCCGTGGTCGCCGCGGCGCAGCGCAGCATCGCGCGAGTGGAGGGAAACAAGTGA
- the tal gene encoding transaldolase: MTSKSPLAALSEAGVSIWLDDLSRERLNTGNLVSLIENQHVVGVTTNPTIFAGALSKGEAYDAQVKELADRGASLDQTVRELTTTDVRNACDVFAGVYQATDGLDGRVSIEVDPRLAHDTERTAAEAQDLWKTVDRPNLMVKIPATVEGLPAITKTLAEGISVNVTLIFSVDRYLAVMDAYLAGLEQAKANGHDLSTIASVASFFVSRVDTEIDKRLEAAGTPEAQALRGQAAIANARLAYAAYEQVFASERWQQLEAQGARPQRPLWASTGVKDPNYSDTQYVDQLVAPNVVNTMPEKTLFAVSDHGKVEGDTVRGTAEQAQELFEALANAGVDVDDVYAVLESEGVEKFEKSWEELLQTVTDQLARAKG; encoded by the coding sequence GTGACCAGCAAGAGCCCACTGGCCGCGCTGAGCGAGGCCGGAGTCTCCATCTGGCTCGACGACCTGTCCAGGGAGCGGCTCAACACCGGCAACCTGGTCTCGCTGATCGAGAACCAGCACGTGGTCGGTGTGACCACCAACCCGACGATCTTCGCGGGCGCCCTGTCCAAGGGCGAGGCCTACGACGCGCAGGTCAAGGAGCTCGCCGACCGCGGCGCCTCCCTGGACCAGACCGTCCGTGAGCTGACCACCACCGACGTGCGCAACGCCTGCGACGTCTTCGCCGGGGTCTACCAGGCCACCGACGGCCTGGACGGCCGGGTCTCCATCGAGGTCGACCCGCGCCTGGCGCACGACACCGAGCGCACCGCCGCCGAGGCGCAGGACCTGTGGAAGACCGTCGACCGGCCGAACCTCATGGTCAAGATCCCGGCCACGGTCGAGGGCCTGCCCGCCATCACCAAGACCCTGGCCGAGGGCATCAGCGTCAACGTCACGCTGATCTTCTCCGTGGACCGCTACCTCGCGGTGATGGACGCCTACCTGGCGGGCCTGGAGCAGGCCAAGGCCAACGGCCACGACCTGTCCACGATCGCCTCGGTCGCCTCGTTCTTCGTCTCCCGCGTGGACACCGAGATCGACAAGCGCCTGGAGGCCGCGGGCACCCCGGAGGCGCAGGCCCTGCGCGGCCAGGCCGCCATCGCCAACGCCCGCCTGGCCTACGCGGCCTACGAGCAGGTGTTCGCCAGCGAGCGCTGGCAGCAGCTGGAAGCCCAGGGCGCCCGCCCGCAGCGGCCGCTGTGGGCCTCCACCGGCGTGAAGGACCCGAACTACTCCGACACCCAGTACGTCGACCAGTTGGTCGCCCCGAACGTGGTCAACACCATGCCGGAGAAGACCCTGTTCGCGGTCTCCGACCACGGCAAGGTCGAGGGTGACACCGTGCGCGGCACCGCCGAGCAGGCCCAGGAGCTCTTCGAGGCCCTGGCCAACGCCGGTGTCGACGTGGACGACGTCTACGCGGTGCTGGAGAGCGAGGGCGTGGAGAAGTTCGAGAAGTCCTGGGAAGAGCTGCTCCAGACCGTCACCGACCAGCTCGCACGCGCGAAGGGCTGA